One genomic region from Thermoleptolyngbya sichuanensis A183 encodes:
- a CDS encoding CHASE2 domain-containing protein: MCFIPKHEGAAMVYRLTVHKIDQSCLFDLSWGEGQRLTASVVLPEGLLSLYAAWQRAYLGYYKQALRGRAGGAGQVVAPAIDWHSQLVQAEAGLLSEFHTWLKQGDLYDLRQEVVAAAQAQGVAELFLTCTPLDLARLPWETWELGAPVQIVRSPATIRATTAHRPTGRRSKARVLAILGDETGLNFSGERQTLNAQRRLLEVQYLGWQPGEDPIALKQRVCEAIADPLGWDVLFFAGHSNEAALVGGQVAIAPQTTLTLKDLTPYLQTAQQRGLQFALFNSCSGLDIAQGLINLGLSQVAIMREPIHNEVAQAFLVQLLQRLTQGHNVQEALHGACQSLRAEQSLTYPSAYLVPSLFRHPTSVPYRLEPQGWRSRLRRWRPTGREARIVAALALVSLIPTLPPTEFPVSPQAWLLDRRVLAQAVYRDLTGQLGDDDPSAVVLVQIDGESFRQWDISTYHPINRAMVADIVAALVDRGAAVVGIDYLLDLAQPEQDEQLNRVLTEAIAQQQTWFVFGTVRQNGRWLPPHPNVIDPDRVLLGDAWLPWRRVQPYRPHSDRPGPFSHQLVVAQRLRQRRRTGTLFGPQPTLQGPPLAEQVRRYPQTHELDLSPRATLHPITELSYDAWQHWLQPILDLSLPPERAFTAIPAWSLRQDAAASPDFKDAIVIVAAGGYEAAGLAPDGADNLVPPPALRYWRDRTLHPATHFTGGEAHAYMTHHHLAHRLVIPIPDLWMILLAAVGGKALSLYLGDRPYPRRLVAAGLVAATAGYGLLSLQLYISAGVLLPWLLPSLAVWCYSLPRLRENTDEPR; the protein is encoded by the coding sequence TTGTGTTTCATCCCGAAGCATGAGGGGGCAGCAATGGTCTATCGCCTCACCGTCCACAAAATCGACCAAAGCTGTCTGTTTGACCTGTCTTGGGGCGAGGGGCAGCGGCTCACCGCCAGTGTGGTCTTGCCAGAGGGGCTGCTGTCGCTCTATGCAGCTTGGCAGCGGGCCTACCTGGGCTATTACAAGCAGGCATTGCGGGGGCGGGCAGGGGGCGCAGGGCAGGTGGTCGCCCCCGCGATCGACTGGCATAGCCAACTGGTGCAGGCAGAGGCGGGGCTGTTGTCGGAGTTTCACACCTGGCTGAAACAGGGCGATCTCTACGATTTGCGCCAAGAAGTCGTGGCGGCGGCCCAGGCTCAAGGGGTTGCGGAACTGTTTCTCACCTGCACGCCGCTGGATCTGGCTCGACTGCCTTGGGAAACCTGGGAACTGGGTGCGCCAGTGCAAATCGTGCGATCGCCCGCCACGATCCGAGCCACCACAGCCCACCGACCCACTGGCCGACGCAGCAAGGCCAGGGTGCTGGCAATTTTGGGCGACGAAACAGGGCTGAACTTTAGCGGCGAACGACAGACCCTCAATGCCCAGCGGCGACTCCTGGAGGTTCAATACCTGGGCTGGCAACCGGGAGAAGACCCCATTGCCTTGAAGCAGCGAGTGTGTGAGGCGATCGCCGATCCGCTGGGGTGGGACGTGCTGTTTTTTGCGGGCCACAGCAATGAGGCGGCCCTGGTGGGCGGACAAGTGGCGATCGCCCCCCAAACCACCCTCACCCTCAAAGACCTGACTCCCTATTTGCAAACCGCCCAGCAGCGGGGACTCCAGTTTGCCCTCTTCAACTCGTGCAGCGGCCTCGACATCGCCCAGGGGCTCATTAACCTCGGCCTCAGCCAGGTCGCCATCATGCGAGAGCCGATTCATAACGAAGTCGCCCAGGCGTTTTTGGTGCAACTGCTGCAACGGCTAACCCAGGGGCACAACGTGCAGGAGGCGCTGCACGGAGCCTGTCAGAGTCTCCGAGCCGAGCAAAGCCTCACCTATCCCTCGGCCTACCTGGTGCCGTCGCTGTTTCGCCACCCGACCTCCGTGCCCTATCGCCTGGAACCCCAAGGCTGGCGATCGCGGCTGCGGCGCTGGCGGCCCACCGGGCGCGAAGCCCGGATCGTCGCGGCCCTGGCGCTGGTGAGCCTGATCCCAACGCTGCCGCCGACGGAATTTCCAGTTTCGCCCCAGGCCTGGCTGCTGGATCGGCGGGTGCTGGCCCAGGCCGTTTATCGGGACCTCACTGGGCAACTGGGAGACGACGACCCATCCGCCGTGGTGCTGGTGCAGATCGATGGCGAAAGCTTCCGCCAGTGGGATATTTCCACCTACCACCCAATCAACCGGGCGATGGTGGCTGATATTGTCGCCGCGCTGGTCGATCGAGGTGCGGCCGTCGTGGGCATCGACTACCTGCTCGATTTGGCTCAGCCGGAGCAGGATGAGCAACTGAACAGGGTTCTGACCGAGGCGATCGCCCAGCAGCAAACCTGGTTTGTGTTTGGCACGGTGCGACAGAACGGCCGCTGGCTGCCGCCCCATCCCAATGTCATCGATCCAGACCGCGTTCTGTTGGGAGATGCCTGGTTGCCCTGGCGACGGGTGCAGCCCTACCGCCCCCACAGCGATCGCCCCGGCCCGTTTAGCCACCAGCTTGTTGTGGCCCAACGGCTCCGTCAACGGCGACGCACAGGGACGCTCTTCGGGCCACAGCCCACGCTCCAGGGGCCGCCCCTAGCTGAGCAGGTTCGCCGCTACCCGCAAACCCACGAGCTGGATCTGTCCCCACGGGCTACGCTGCACCCAATCACCGAGTTGTCCTACGATGCCTGGCAGCACTGGCTCCAGCCGATTCTTGATTTGTCTCTGCCGCCAGAGCGGGCGTTTACTGCCATCCCTGCCTGGTCGCTGCGTCAGGATGCAGCAGCGTCGCCCGACTTTAAGGACGCGATTGTGATCGTGGCCGCAGGGGGCTACGAAGCGGCCGGGCTGGCCCCCGATGGAGCCGACAACCTGGTGCCGCCGCCCGCCCTGCGCTATTGGCGCGATCGCACGCTGCACCCCGCCACCCACTTCACAGGTGGCGAAGCTCACGCCTACATGACCCACCACCACCTCGCCCATCGGCTGGTCATCCCCATCCCCGACCTGTGGATGATTCTGCTGGCGGCGGTGGGCGGCAAGGCTCTAAGTCTGTATTTGGGCGATCGCCCCTACCCACGTCGCCTGGTTGCAGCAGGGCTGGTGGCTGCGACCGCTGGATATGGGCTGCTGTCTCTGCAACTCTACATCAGCGCCGGGGTGCTGCTGCCCTGGCTACTGCCATCCCTGGCGGTGTGGTGTTATAGTTTACCCAGACTACGGGAGAATACGGATGAACCTCGTTAA
- a CDS encoding sensor histidine kinase — MDIAQKLVAVPSVASAQNCISATPLRSVECQESSEPTPAQRLAALEKENRILRKKLERSERDRQILEANMDRSENLMRNVIAELEASRSSLARRGEELEQTLSQLQQAQVQLIEAEKMSALGTLVAGIAHEINNPVGFVHGNVNYTQTYVQELLRVIAAYQDAYPIPTPGIQALLEEIDLEFLQQDVAKVLQSMQMGTKRISDIVRSLRTFSRLDEADFKDADLHEGLESTLMILQHRLKACGDLPEIEIVKDFEPLPLVECYPGKLNQVFMNLLANAIDAVQERYRQAAEPKPAPKITLKTRQTGDSVAIHVIDNGIGIAEGDRPRLFNPFFTTKPVGQGVGLGLSISYQIVADQHHGQLLCCSKLNEGTEFIIQIPRRQSRPAAASPLGQ; from the coding sequence ATGGATATAGCCCAAAAGCTTGTTGCTGTTCCCTCTGTTGCATCGGCTCAGAATTGCATCAGTGCCACGCCCCTGCGGTCTGTTGAATGTCAGGAGAGTTCCGAACCGACTCCAGCGCAACGGCTGGCGGCGCTAGAGAAGGAGAACCGGATTCTTCGCAAGAAACTGGAACGCTCAGAGCGCGATCGCCAAATCCTTGAAGCCAATATGGATCGCTCTGAAAACCTCATGCGGAATGTGATTGCAGAACTGGAGGCATCGAGGTCTTCTTTGGCGCGGCGCGGGGAAGAACTGGAGCAAACCCTCTCACAGTTGCAGCAGGCGCAGGTTCAGCTGATTGAAGCTGAAAAGATGTCGGCGCTGGGAACGTTGGTCGCAGGGATTGCTCACGAGATTAACAATCCCGTGGGTTTTGTGCATGGCAACGTGAACTACACCCAGACCTATGTCCAGGAACTTCTGCGGGTCATTGCCGCCTATCAGGACGCTTATCCCATCCCAACTCCTGGCATTCAGGCGCTGCTGGAGGAGATCGATCTGGAGTTTTTGCAGCAGGATGTAGCCAAGGTGCTGCAATCTATGCAGATGGGCACCAAGCGGATTAGCGATATTGTGCGATCGCTCCGCACTTTTTCACGCCTCGACGAAGCAGACTTTAAAGATGCAGACCTGCATGAGGGCTTAGAAAGCACCCTGATGATTCTGCAACATCGGCTCAAGGCCTGTGGCGACCTGCCCGAAATTGAAATTGTCAAAGATTTTGAGCCGCTGCCCTTGGTCGAATGTTATCCGGGTAAGTTAAATCAAGTGTTTATGAACCTGCTGGCCAACGCCATTGATGCGGTGCAGGAGCGATATCGCCAGGCAGCGGAGCCGAAGCCAGCGCCAAAAATCACGCTAAAAACCCGTCAAACGGGCGATTCAGTAGCAATCCATGTGATTGACAATGGCATCGGGATAGCAGAGGGCGATCGCCCCCGGTTGTTTAACCCGTTCTTTACGACCAAGCCCGTTGGCCAGGGCGTGGGGTTAGGACTATCAATTAGCTACCAGATTGTCGCCGACCAGCATCATGGTCAGCTTTTGTGCTGCTCCAAGCTGAATGAAGGCACAGAGTTTATTATCCAAATTCCTCGCCGACAGAGCCGTCCAGCAGCCGCAAGCCCACTCGGACAGTGA
- a CDS encoding DUF1822 family protein: MNPRIIASIPFVSIPFVSIPSLSLHPMRHSTELSDYAFEPLQPTTVVLPPAAVDWAVQICQQVSPEQQWMTFLRALALRGVQQWLEDGASGLTLTYDPAQPPGSEVQGTVNGFRLCIVPQGTLSDGQVPLPQRTLEDAHTFAHLYLLVEVREEADQVTILGGLRRDRLLAQQDLLLRHPNGTSLIPVACFDTAPEEILLYLNCLSPAQLETGGQLPQAASPTQEAINVWRWLGDRLDTLANTVTSTLTWALLPPLVMSPALRSSHGPAETLATVLRQLEPAGVVIPPTARGAYTDLQRAGVPLRLCALTWTHLEGPQPEWCLLLVLGPTPGEQILPGTRLVVRDAETILADSTLSPGSGANHLYAQVFGTWEEAFRVSVTLPDGATLSWPPFVFHPEA, from the coding sequence ATGAACCCACGGATAATAGCCTCTATTCCCTTTGTCTCCATTCCCTTTGTCTCTATTCCCTCTCTGAGCCTGCACCCCATGCGCCATTCCACCGAACTCTCAGACTATGCGTTTGAACCGCTGCAACCGACAACGGTGGTGCTGCCCCCTGCTGCGGTGGACTGGGCAGTGCAGATTTGCCAGCAAGTGTCCCCAGAGCAGCAGTGGATGACGTTTTTGCGGGCGCTGGCGCTGCGGGGGGTGCAGCAGTGGTTGGAGGACGGCGCTTCAGGCTTGACGCTGACCTACGACCCAGCCCAGCCGCCGGGTTCGGAGGTGCAGGGAACGGTCAACGGGTTTCGCCTCTGCATTGTGCCCCAGGGAACCCTCAGCGATGGCCAGGTGCCTCTTCCACAACGCACTCTAGAAGATGCCCACACCTTTGCTCATCTATATCTGCTGGTGGAGGTGCGCGAAGAGGCCGACCAGGTGACGATTCTGGGTGGTCTGCGGCGCGATCGCCTGCTGGCCCAGCAAGACTTGCTCCTTCGACACCCCAACGGCACATCCCTCATTCCCGTAGCCTGCTTCGACACGGCTCCTGAGGAAATTCTGCTCTATCTCAACTGCCTCAGCCCCGCCCAGTTGGAAACAGGGGGTCAACTGCCCCAAGCCGCTTCCCCAACCCAGGAGGCGATTAATGTATGGCGCTGGCTGGGCGATCGCCTCGATACGCTAGCCAACACCGTGACCAGTACCCTGACCTGGGCGCTGCTGCCGCCGCTGGTGATGTCCCCCGCGCTGCGGTCGAGCCACGGCCCGGCGGAAACCCTGGCCACCGTGCTGCGTCAGCTAGAACCGGCTGGGGTGGTGATTCCCCCCACGGCCAGGGGAGCCTATACAGATTTGCAACGGGCGGGCGTGCCCCTGCGCCTTTGTGCCCTCACCTGGACGCATCTGGAAGGGCCCCAGCCGGAATGGTGTTTGCTGTTGGTGCTGGGGCCGACCCCCGGTGAGCAGATCTTGCCGGGGACGCGCCTGGTGGTGCGCGATGCCGAAACGATCCTGGCCGATAGCACCCTCTCTCCGGGTTCAGGCGCAAACCACCTCTATGCCCAGGTCTTTGGCACCTGGGAGGAAGCCTTCAGGGTTTCCGTTACCCTGCCGGATGGGGCGACCCTGAGCTGGCCGCCCTTTGTGTTTCATCCCGAAGCATGA
- a CDS encoding CHAT domain-containing tetratricopeptide repeat protein, whose translation MKQPNLTAALLLTWLLGGQMPGLALVPAITGRSPELVAAPRVARSPAEPTLADAERLYEEVNRLYAQGRYEAALDRAEQALRVLERALPSTNPNIPHGFNQVAMLLSLLERHEEAESYHTIARLMTRGGKGTPIAPAAIAQLTQTFPQSVVGQLDARSLQANRHGYLEVFEPVLSSVPLSQLPRMPLTGGYFNLHQFDSVAGQTVNLAVTSEDLDDLIIFVFSRQQGFIAAASGRATQIALSLEDAGPYQVMVGSRTAGRTGRYRLWWGNASGRAATSALTYRGEHNRVPRGEEYSLDSLYTLAAPRLEEQIARLRAEKGDRHPEVAEPLISLATSYTLLGRWADAGSAYAEVLEILRAQPHPNPQHLAQALDGMASMAYQQGDLERAAALYQEALSLERARLGRTALLNGEEGFVAQRAIAASLLSLIQVYQAQQRYDEAEPLLIEMIDLARRFSQPSERAIFLEAASTLYRTQGRNAEADALALEAFEGQPAAPKERSPRDPNQLNGRALTYHSQGRYDEAERLYRQALAASEAWYSRDLQAFRAPIFYNLAGLYQAQGKIPAALEVLQAGIALEQQEFDRRLATLNEVGRQRYAASVANTLNHAISLHLNTAPDDLDAAQLAATMLLRRKGRVLEAGITTLALLEQAPNPEDERLLAELDRRRRQVAEITFAEQGSSLQAQAQLRTLRSQIDEIEAVLARRSAALAGDAPLVNLADIQARLPTDGALVEYVRYRPFDPRNPLGQKPASNLSDWSDRGFGDPRYAAYVLLPSGEVRWADLGDAAAIEGQIQRFLEFLRCGERRATPCYEPEQLQPVAQALYQMVFAPVQPHLGNAGYVLLSPDGHLNLVPFAALADGQNRYLIETYTLTYLTSGRDLLRQKHTAPPQQPPVVLANPDFDTADAQGVIQVASASRGGARSPDMGSLRFGPLAGSALEVAAIRPWLGQKAVVLTEARATENALKQVQGPSVLHLATHGFFLPDVPISPPEAGVGAFPQSANRVENPLLRSGLALAGFNQRESDGEDGVLTALEVASLNLRGTRLVVLSACETGLGDVADGEGVYGLRRAFVLAGAESLLMSLWQVSDRRTADLMQQYYERLAQGTGRSEALRQVQLAALQNPAHRHPYFWAAFFLSGQWTPMESL comes from the coding sequence ATGAAACAACCCAACCTCACGGCAGCCCTGCTGCTGACGTGGCTCCTGGGCGGACAGATGCCAGGACTTGCGCTTGTGCCTGCAATTACGGGGCGATCGCCCGAACTGGTCGCCGCTCCCCGCGTGGCCCGCTCGCCAGCAGAGCCAACGCTGGCAGATGCCGAACGGCTGTATGAGGAGGTGAATCGACTCTATGCCCAGGGGCGCTATGAGGCGGCGCTGGATCGAGCTGAACAGGCGCTGCGGGTGTTGGAACGGGCGCTGCCATCGACCAATCCCAATATTCCCCACGGATTTAACCAGGTGGCGATGCTGCTGAGCCTGCTGGAGCGCCATGAAGAAGCCGAAAGCTATCACACCATTGCTCGCTTAATGACTCGCGGGGGCAAGGGCACGCCGATTGCGCCCGCTGCGATCGCCCAATTGACCCAGACTTTTCCCCAAAGCGTGGTTGGGCAACTCGATGCCCGCAGCTTGCAGGCAAATCGTCACGGCTATCTGGAAGTGTTTGAGCCTGTGCTGTCCAGCGTGCCGCTCTCCCAATTGCCCCGGATGCCGCTGACGGGGGGCTATTTCAACCTCCACCAGTTTGATAGCGTGGCGGGACAGACGGTGAACCTGGCGGTCACGAGTGAGGATCTCGATGACTTAATCATTTTTGTGTTTAGCCGCCAGCAGGGGTTTATCGCCGCCGCCAGCGGTCGAGCAACTCAGATAGCGCTATCGCTCGAAGACGCGGGCCCTTATCAGGTGATGGTGGGGTCTCGGACGGCGGGCCGCACGGGGCGCTATCGCCTGTGGTGGGGCAACGCCAGCGGCCGCGCAGCTACAAGCGCCCTCACCTATCGGGGAGAACACAATCGAGTTCCCAGGGGCGAAGAATATTCATTAGATAGCCTCTATACCCTGGCAGCCCCAAGGCTAGAGGAGCAGATTGCGCGGTTGCGGGCTGAGAAGGGCGATCGCCACCCTGAGGTGGCCGAACCTCTCATCTCCCTGGCTACAAGTTATACCCTCCTGGGCCGCTGGGCCGACGCGGGCAGTGCCTATGCAGAAGTCCTAGAGATTCTGCGGGCCCAGCCTCACCCCAATCCCCAGCACCTAGCCCAAGCGCTCGACGGCATGGCTTCGATGGCTTACCAGCAGGGGGATTTGGAACGAGCCGCAGCCCTCTATCAAGAGGCGCTTTCCTTGGAACGGGCCAGGCTGGGGCGGACTGCACTGCTGAATGGGGAGGAAGGCTTTGTAGCGCAGCGGGCGATCGCCGCGAGCTTACTGTCTCTGATTCAGGTCTACCAGGCTCAACAGCGATACGACGAAGCAGAACCGCTGCTCATCGAGATGATTGACCTCGCCAGACGCTTCAGCCAACCGTCAGAACGGGCCATTTTCCTAGAGGCAGCGTCCACCCTCTATCGCACCCAGGGCCGCAATGCCGAGGCAGACGCTTTGGCTTTAGAAGCCTTTGAAGGCCAGCCGGCCGCGCCCAAAGAGCGTTCTCCCCGCGATCCAAACCAGCTCAATGGTCGAGCGCTGACATACCATAGCCAAGGGCGCTACGACGAGGCCGAGCGCCTCTACCGTCAGGCCCTGGCCGCATCGGAGGCTTGGTATAGCCGCGATTTGCAAGCCTTCCGAGCGCCCATTTTTTACAACCTTGCGGGTCTATACCAGGCCCAGGGAAAAATCCCGGCTGCGCTGGAGGTTTTGCAAGCGGGCATCGCCCTAGAGCAGCAAGAGTTTGATCGCCGCCTGGCCACGCTGAACGAAGTTGGACGACAGCGCTATGCAGCCTCGGTAGCCAACACACTGAACCACGCAATTTCGCTGCATTTAAACACTGCGCCAGACGATCTGGATGCGGCTCAACTGGCGGCGACGATGCTGCTACGTCGCAAGGGGCGGGTGCTGGAGGCAGGCATCACCACCCTAGCGCTGCTGGAGCAGGCCCCCAACCCAGAAGATGAGCGGCTGCTGGCCGAGCTGGATCGGCGGCGGCGACAGGTCGCAGAAATCACCTTTGCAGAACAGGGGTCTTCCCTGCAAGCGCAAGCCCAACTGAGGACGCTGCGGAGCCAAATCGATGAGATCGAAGCGGTGCTAGCCCGTCGCAGCGCGGCCCTGGCTGGGGATGCGCCGCTGGTGAACCTGGCAGACATTCAGGCCCGCCTGCCGACCGATGGCGCGTTGGTGGAGTATGTGCGCTACCGACCCTTTGACCCCCGCAATCCCCTGGGGCAAAAGCCAGCTAGCAACCTAAGTGACTGGAGCGACAGAGGGTTTGGTGACCCCCGCTATGCGGCCTACGTGCTGCTGCCGTCTGGGGAGGTGCGCTGGGCCGACTTGGGGGATGCAGCCGCCATTGAGGGGCAAATTCAGAGATTTCTGGAGTTTTTGCGCTGTGGCGAACGGCGGGCCACGCCCTGCTACGAGCCTGAACAGTTGCAGCCCGTTGCCCAGGCGCTTTACCAGATGGTGTTTGCGCCCGTTCAGCCCCACTTGGGCAACGCCGGCTATGTGCTGCTCTCTCCCGACGGACATCTGAATCTGGTGCCCTTTGCGGCGCTGGCGGACGGGCAAAATCGCTACTTGATTGAAACCTACACCCTGACCTACCTCACCAGCGGGCGCGACCTGCTGCGGCAAAAGCATACGGCTCCCCCACAGCAGCCCCCGGTGGTGTTGGCGAATCCAGACTTCGACACAGCCGATGCCCAGGGCGTGATTCAGGTGGCCTCTGCCAGTCGTGGAGGAGCGCGATCGCCCGATATGGGCAGCCTGCGGTTTGGGCCGCTGGCGGGTAGCGCCCTGGAAGTGGCAGCGATTCGTCCCTGGCTGGGGCAAAAGGCGGTGGTGCTGACCGAAGCTAGAGCCACAGAAAACGCCCTCAAGCAGGTGCAGGGGCCGAGCGTTTTGCACCTGGCCACTCACGGCTTCTTTTTGCCGGATGTCCCCATTTCCCCACCAGAAGCAGGGGTTGGAGCCTTTCCCCAGAGCGCCAATCGGGTCGAAAATCCGCTGCTGCGGTCGGGGCTGGCGCTGGCGGGCTTTAACCAGCGGGAGAGCGATGGCGAAGATGGCGTACTCACAGCCCTGGAGGTGGCCAGTCTGAACCTGCGAGGGACGCGCCTGGTAGTGCTGAGTGCCTGCGAAACCGGATTGGGGGATGTGGCTGATGGCGAAGGGGTTTACGGGTTGCGCCGAGCGTTTGTGCTGGCGGGGGCCGAAAGCCTGCTGATGAGCCTGTGGCAGGTGAGCGATCGCCGCACGGCTGACCTCATGCAGCAATACTATGAACGCCTGGCGCAAGGAACCGGGCGCAGCGAGGCCCTGCGTCAGGTGCAGCTCGCGGCGCTGCAAAACCCAGCCCATCGCCATCCCTACTTTTGGGCCGCCTTTTTCCTCTCAGGACAGTGGACCCCGATGGAGTCGCTCTGA
- a CDS encoding diacylglycerol/polyprenol kinase family protein, which yields MNSWLNIPLILLILGGLMLALRHWQQTARPNPELVRKLLHIPMGMVTLTFPWLFESVWQVAVLGGLAIAWLMTLRLYRPLAQGLGSVLGGVGRRSLGEVYFPLSVVILFALTPGQPLLYVIPILILALADAAAALVGTRYGQMRYVATEGYKSTEGSLSFFMATFFSVHVPLLLFSEAGRPESLLIATILGLLVMLIEAIAWQGLDNLFIPLGSFLLLQTHLAMDTPALVARLAVLGALIGFLWLWRSHTTLNDGALLGAALVGYFCWSVGGWPWLLAPLTLVLCYPLLIYRPTAQQPLSPAEKAVMIWQPTENDSNAWTRIHNVYAVLSVAAAGLVWLFLAQTFDRPQLIYPYTLAFAVNLAVICVAGLSPVGYWSRRHQWQVVRHIVLSWVLLFGPLLVFQGASTRAIAAALVGLVGTALGAIAFYRIQPLLQQHCAESVRWVYRALFTTLVSCLGLGAIALGAGR from the coding sequence ATGAACTCCTGGCTCAATATCCCCCTGATTTTACTCATTCTCGGTGGGCTGATGCTGGCGCTGCGGCACTGGCAGCAGACGGCGCGGCCCAATCCAGAACTGGTGCGGAAGCTGCTGCACATTCCGATGGGGATGGTGACGCTGACGTTTCCTTGGCTCTTTGAGTCGGTCTGGCAGGTGGCGGTGCTGGGCGGACTGGCGATCGCCTGGCTGATGACCTTGCGGCTCTATCGCCCGCTGGCGCAGGGGTTGGGGTCGGTGCTGGGGGGCGTAGGGCGGCGATCGCTCGGCGAGGTCTATTTTCCGCTGTCGGTGGTGATCTTGTTTGCCCTCACGCCGGGGCAGCCGTTGCTCTATGTCATTCCGATTTTAATTTTGGCGCTGGCGGATGCGGCGGCGGCGCTGGTGGGCACGCGCTACGGGCAAATGCGCTACGTTGCCACCGAGGGCTACAAAAGCACCGAAGGATCGCTCAGCTTCTTCATGGCAACGTTTTTTAGTGTGCATGTGCCGCTGCTGCTGTTTAGCGAGGCGGGGCGACCCGAATCGCTGCTGATTGCCACAATCTTGGGGCTACTGGTGATGCTGATCGAGGCGATCGCCTGGCAGGGACTCGACAATCTGTTCATTCCGCTGGGCAGCTTTTTGCTGTTGCAAACCCACCTGGCAATGGATACGCCCGCCTTGGTAGCGCGACTGGCTGTGTTGGGCGCACTGATCGGATTTCTCTGGCTATGGCGCAGCCACACGACACTCAACGACGGGGCGCTGCTAGGAGCGGCGCTGGTGGGCTATTTTTGCTGGTCGGTTGGCGGCTGGCCCTGGCTGCTGGCTCCACTGACGCTGGTGCTGTGTTATCCCCTGCTGATCTACCGCCCCACCGCACAACAGCCCCTCAGCCCCGCCGAAAAAGCCGTCATGATCTGGCAGCCCACGGAGAACGATTCAAACGCCTGGACGCGCATTCACAATGTCTACGCCGTGCTGAGTGTGGCGGCGGCGGGGCTGGTGTGGCTATTTCTGGCGCAGACCTTTGACCGGCCGCAACTGATTTACCCCTATACGCTTGCCTTTGCGGTGAATCTGGCGGTGATTTGTGTGGCAGGCCTGTCGCCTGTCGGCTACTGGAGCCGTCGCCATCAGTGGCAGGTGGTGCGACACATTGTGCTGAGTTGGGTGCTGCTGTTTGGGCCGCTGCTCGTCTTTCAGGGAGCCTCAACTCGTGCGATCGCCGCTGCGCTGGTCGGGCTGGTGGGCACAGCCCTGGGGGCGATCGCCTTCTACCGCATCCAGCCGCTTTTGCAGCAGCACTGTGCAGAATCCGTGCGCTGGGTCTATCGGGCACTGTTCACAACGCTGGTGTCGTGTTTGGGATTGGGGGCGATCGCCCTTGGCGCGGGCAGATAG
- a CDS encoding FIST signal transduction protein — MLTVAIGHSDDPDAYAAAKDVIEQCQTKLQGRSPQVGILFAALDFDHSLILETLSTSFPEMVVVGCTTDGELSSELAFQQDSVVLMAIASDTLAIGAGVGYDLSQDPEAAIQRAIAQARSGLNLPAEAVPSLCLTFPESLTYDSPLVVAHLQKALGDSVPLFGGFAGDQSQFQKTYQFYGSEVLTDAIPILLFFGDLKLGHGVAHGWTPTGERGTITRADGHLLQEIDHRPALEFYQRYMNDLLPSTEFPLAVWEEGADGYYLRASIGFDSETGSIQAIPLWPQNAQVQIARSSRDEIIGGARTSMQAALASYPGQRIEAVLLFSCCVRHTLLGLRTQQEYKLVQEALPQMPATAGFYTYGEIAPLTPNTTSRAHHSTFVTLLLGTA, encoded by the coding sequence GTGTTAACGGTTGCCATTGGCCATAGCGACGATCCGGACGCGTATGCGGCTGCAAAGGACGTGATTGAGCAGTGTCAGACAAAGCTTCAGGGGCGATCGCCCCAGGTCGGCATCCTGTTTGCAGCGCTCGATTTTGACCACAGCCTGATTCTGGAAACCCTGAGTACGTCTTTTCCAGAGATGGTCGTCGTCGGCTGCACCACCGATGGTGAACTGTCGTCTGAGCTAGCGTTTCAGCAAGACTCAGTGGTGCTGATGGCGATCGCCTCGGATACTCTCGCCATTGGTGCAGGTGTGGGTTACGACCTCTCGCAAGATCCCGAAGCGGCCATTCAGCGGGCGATCGCCCAGGCCCGCAGCGGACTGAACCTCCCTGCCGAGGCGGTTCCGTCCCTCTGCCTCACGTTTCCTGAAAGCCTAACCTACGATAGTCCCCTGGTTGTTGCTCATTTGCAAAAAGCGCTGGGCGACTCGGTTCCTCTCTTCGGCGGCTTTGCAGGCGACCAAAGCCAGTTTCAAAAAACCTATCAGTTCTACGGCTCCGAAGTGTTGACGGATGCGATTCCCATCCTGCTGTTTTTTGGAGACCTGAAGCTGGGTCATGGCGTGGCCCACGGCTGGACACCCACGGGCGAAAGAGGAACCATCACCCGCGCTGATGGGCATCTCCTCCAGGAAATTGACCATCGGCCAGCGCTAGAGTTTTATCAGCGCTACATGAACGATTTGTTGCCCTCGACCGAGTTTCCCCTGGCCGTTTGGGAAGAGGGCGCAGATGGCTATTATCTTCGAGCTTCCATCGGCTTTGATTCAGAGACAGGCAGTATTCAGGCTATTCCCCTCTGGCCCCAAAACGCCCAGGTGCAAATTGCCCGAAGCAGCCGGGATGAAATTATCGGAGGCGCACGCACTTCTATGCAGGCGGCTTTGGCCAGCTATCCAGGACAGCGCATCGAGGCCGTGCTTTTGTTTTCCTGCTGTGTACGTCATACGCTCTTGGGCCTGCGGACCCAGCAAGAATACAAGCTGGTTCAAGAAGCGCTGCCACAGATGCCAGCCACTGCCGGGTTCTATACCTACGGCGAGATCGCTCCACTGACTCCAAACACGACATCCCGGGCGCATCACTCCACGTTCGTTACCCTGCTGCTAGGAACCGCTTAG